ATAACACCGTTATAACCCTTACATAGTGTTCATATTTGATGCCTGCATATGGTCCAGGTTAATTTTGACCCAGGATGAGAATTTGCTCATAAATTTTCAACTGCAGATCTATTTGAACCATATGCATAACCTATGTGACAATAATAAATGGATGATTAATCCTTAATTAATGTTTCAGAGACCAGGGAGagtgtgtttttcttcatttttattattattattattattttttttatttcattttttgatACCCCGTCAGTCAGCTTTAGGAAGCAGACTCGTGGTCTGAATGCTTAGTTGTGAATTTCAATTAACTTCTGCCTCTAAGTTGTAATTTTCAGAACACCTTCACCACTTCACTACAGTCAGGTAACATTAGATATTTAGGTATAGATCTCTCAGACTGGGTACAGGTAAAATACATTTGTCTTCTTAAAACGGTAGAAGATGATCTCACATGCTGGAAAACTTTACCTATATTTTTGAAGGTGAAAACGGGATAAGAATTTTGGACCTTTTCGGACTTAGATACATGTACTACCATTACAACGATTAAAGCCTATCCTCGCCACTATCATAAAAAATTGTTGTAATACCATTTATAAATAAGAATATGAAATCAACAGTAATAAAcattaaatttatattaaaaacaccaaacaactagtctgtgtatttaaagaAATGATAAGAAAACGTGTGCTTCTGTATGAAATCTGTTCCTTATGTGTACCATACATAATGACTTTATGCTGTTTTACTATTTCACTGTTGCCAAGGCCAAGAATTAAAGTCCTCTTTGAACTCTGTCAGCTCTCTCCTATATAAAATAGACACACAGTGAAGAGTAtatgaaagtcatgtccttaagaaatatccaaaaacacacaacatgTTCAGTTTCTGAAGAATTTCTGAAACCATAACTGTCTTTGACTTTGCCCAGACACACTTTCACATTACATACTAATTTGGTAAGGGTCTTGAAATGCCCTCTTAAGGTAACTAGTAGCGGAGGTAAACTAGCAGCACAACCTTGCCCTAAACCTAACTTTAAAAGCCCGTACATGTAACAATTTCAAGTAGGCATAATGTGCAGCTATATACGTATCTTGTCTATACTTCTTAGCCAATTCAGAGACAGCTGCCAGGGGGAAAGAACAGTTGCATTGTAAGTTACAATCACAGCTTGAATGCCTAAAACTCCTTACAGCTTTTTGAGTGCAGCATAACCTTCAAGAGGTGCCAGGCTGACAGTGACTATGACAAACATTTCTTTGAGTACAAAGGTGTGCCATGTTTCTAATTTTTTCTCAgcttcttttattgtttttagacaCTCCCAAAGAAAAGTTTTCGCCTAATGCAATTCCTTCTTAAAAATGACATCACAGTCAAACAAACCTGATGTGTTGCAAAATCCCAGCTCTTCACACGAAAAGGCAAACGAATGAACAATGAAGGTGGCATCAGTTAAGGGTGGACCGGGTGACACACTGCTAGTCGCTCTGGCACACCTGAGTTTGGAATCATACATAAAAGTAGATACATATTTTTTCAGGCCTGTCATATAAGCctactcaaaaagaaaaaaatgatcaaTGGAAGGAGTATAATATCTACTTAATTTTCCTAAAGATTGCTCAGACCTCCAGTTGGGTGTGAAATTTAGGTGCTTCTGGATTTGAAGTTCATCCAAGAATAATATAGACTCTATGTTTAAGTGCCCAGCTTTACAttagaaaaaatatatttgcagCCAAGTAAAACAATTAAACAAGAGGACAAATACAACTGTTTTGGTCTCTATagctattttctctgttttttataATCCACCTGCTTTCATTTAGTTTAGACTTAAAGTTAGCCTTGGCCACCTTGACTGACAGGTGTGGCAGCACTGGCAGCTGAAGCCCAACCCTTTCTGCACCCTGTCACCTTTGCTAATTGGAGTCACAGAACTGAACGTTCTATACCTGTGGTGCATTTCAAAGCTTCTGTAATAGAGTTAACTGACAAATAACATGCACAACCCAAGTACAGCACATCTAAAAAGTCTTTGCTCCAGTTCCAGTGAGTCGGATATTTCTTTTGTATGGTCATTTCCACTATGCACCTGGCAGTTTATAATTAATAAATACTGCTCCTAAATATGGCCACATCtgggtaaaaaagaaaaactaaacacCAAGGCTTTAAAATGAAGATTTCGGGAGTTTAGAgtaagtacttttttttttgtcttgaaaGACATTTAACGCTCTTTTTTGGGATGTTGGCTGACTTTTCCCCCCAATTCCTGTTAAAATGATCCCATACTGCTTTAATACTTGCCTGTGCCCTGGGTATGAGTCTACTgctttggcagtgtgtttgagatcacCGTTATTAATGAAGTCGTCGCCAAATAGATGCTTTTTTGCATGGTGGCTCAAAATCTGACTATACTtatctgcattcataattcaaTCAACTGTGCTTTTCAGCCACTGGCTGAAATTCAGCCCCATAACAGAACCTCCACCATGCTTTACAGACGGTAGACACACCCTTATACCTATTTCCTGGCGTCCTGTGTATATACTGACAAAAACTTGTGAGTCCAAATTTTTTATTCATCACTCCTTAAGACCTGCTACCAGCTATTCTCAATCCATTTCTTGTGTGATTGACTTCAGCACACAGTAGATGAATCAACTAAAGGCCAGATGCACCtctcctgtgtcaggtctttgctggatttttggatatttcttaaggacatgactttcataTACTCTTCACTGTAGATGTTTTTTAAGCTTCCCACTTCTTCATTCTTTACAAAAAATCTTTAGGGATACCCTACACACCATCCTGATATATATGACACAAGCTTTCATTTAATAATGTTTTTGAAATCACCTTGGTGGAGCAAAAATGTTGTTGTATACCTGCCAAACTGCATTATCGAACTACTGTTCAAGACCAAGAAAGTCTGGCTGGTACTTTACATTGTAGTTGAGCTCCACCACATCCTCACCAGTATTACAGAAATGAGACAGTTAAGATCAAAATGTGAGTTAACCATTATGAACCTTTACTTTAAGGcatgcatttttctttcagtggAAAAAAGTCACAAGAGGCTTACTGGAAGGCAGTGACACaatgtgtgctgtttattactGGATCTGTGACTTACTGTGCAACAGTATAATGTCATAAATCAAATGCATTAACCgaccttaaaaaaaatctgtagagAGTGATGCAATACTCTGATCACCCAGTATAACGTTTTCTTTAAAGTCAGCCATTAAACTTTTGGAAGCAATAAGCCATCATCGCTGCCAATCCATAATTAGTTTACTTCATTATTAATGTTTCTGCATGCACTGGTCTGTTGCATTAAAGacatttgtacacacacacaaacaaagaaatgcaACATTGGTTATTACGCActcactcatacacacacacacacacagaaatgttgACTTTTTGCTGAAGATGCTAGAGAGGGTTCTGACATTTGCTCCGAAGTATGAGGCTTTCAGACCAACAGGGTTCActgtgactgacatttttccaaaaCAGGTGGAACAGACACAGTCACAAGATGACACccactcaccaccaaaaacAGCTCAGAACGTGAAGGACAACTGAACGACAGAACAAAGATGGCAGTGATTCCTGCCCTGCGTTGGATCAGAGCAGGAGGTCTGTGACTGAGGGCAGCAGTTCGGCTAACTCCGACTCGACATTGGCCGTTTGAGTGACGGGGTTTCCACGGAGGTCAAGGCGTTTCAGCTTGGGGCAGGATGCCAACGTCTGAAGATCTGCCAATGTAGAGatttctgcatgtttgagttaaTGAAAATCCCTTGCAGTGTGCTGTGGTAACATCAGTAACAATGAATAACATGAGCTCTGATGCACATATTCCAAGCACCGGTGTAAAAAGTAAGATCTAAATGACAAATATGACACTGAGATATAAATTCATTTTTCTAAAAATAGCAACTGTGATtgccagaggaaaaaaagaaaaacagtaacTATCCTCATCATAACCTGCAAATCACATTAATTCCTCCCAAGTGTAGCAGGGGAAGTGAAGCATGAAGAGGAGGGAGTCTGTGGTGATGTGTTGTTAAATGTTTCTTCGCTTCTTAATGATGCTGTTTGTTCGGTGAAATTGCggtgctgtttttatttacccGATCGATTCAGACGTAGGTAAAATAAATTATTCATGTATTGAGCTGAAGAGTCTTGTtaaaagtgcaattttctaaatGCTGTAAACACAATCTTAGTGCGTAGCGTGTCTTTTACATCAGCTGTTCGCACTCTTTACAGGATTGTTTTGAAGCACTGAGCCACTCAGAACTGATTAACGCATTTCTTGAGTCACTAGTTCCCTgtgaaaagacaaacagacaaTATAAACTGATCCCTATGACACTAATTCTGAAGGATGACTGGAGATCCAGAACACACTACTAACTTAAGGATACTGTTGTTTCTCAAGAGGACTTCCTCCAGTTTGGGAAGGTGATAAACTCCCTCCAGGTTTTCTATGGCGTTGTTATCAGCCTCCAAGACCTGCAAATATGAAGAAGTCATTGAATTGCAGGAGAAGAATTTCATCAATATCTGTCTTTCCTTTTCTAATCTATTGGTGCAGacacaaaagaggaaaaaaatcactgtCCATGCAGGAGAGCAAATTGGATTTCAATTGCAGCTTCATCACCTCGAGACACtgcaacatggcaaactgaGGAGGCAGCCGCTGCAGGTGATTAGAGGACAGATTGATATGGGTAACCAACAACAGCTGGTCCAGGTGGCATAAAGTGGTCAGGTTctgttacaaagaaaaaaagaaatcaaatttaAGCACCTCCCTAATCAGCAAAAAAGGTTTCAGGGAAATCTGATGTCTTGTTATTCTGACCCAACCTTGTCAGAAATGCTGAAGACGCGCACTTCAGCATACTCCATTTTCAGGATGGTGTTTTCAATCATAAACTTGCTGCACAGGTCACTGTAATATGCAGAGCGCATGGAATCCACTTCCTAGTGAATGAAGCCATTGAATTAGTGATTGCTGACTGCATTGTAGACAAATGCATTTATTGCCAGTCCCATATACTGTACTGTATGTGGTTTATACTCACTTTGAGTGTTCTAAAATGAGCAAGCATCTCCTGTTCGTATCCCAGAGGGTCTAGTGCCCTCATCAGGAGAATAATGGTCAGTAAGCACCCTGCCGAGGCAAAGCTAGCAGTCAGTGGTTGTATAAGACCTTTATCACCAGCAACATCAAACTTCAATACTCAACCTAATCTTGTAATGGGAACAAGCACACCATCTCACCAATACGTTCCTTAACTCCCATCATCAAAGCTGCCTTTCATGAAAATGTCAACTACACACCTGCAAAGTTTCGCAACCACATTGCACACAGTTATAATGCTAATGTATTATGTAATTATGTTTATAGGCCAGAGATTCTTAAAGATTCTCCATTTCAGAAGCTGAAAAAAATACTCACACCCCACAATTTTTTTATCAATGACAACACAAATGGATAGAAATTGACTTTAGTGACGTAAAGGTCAACCAGATAGCATCAGCAAACATTtgcttgtgtgtttttcctgcaaatcatatttattttagttagtTTCACTCCATAGTTTTCCCCAGGGTCAGCCCAAGTAGTGTCTCTATGCCCTACCAGTGGGCTCCACTTCTTTTAGAGAACAATTACTCAAGAGATTAGtacttaaaaacaacaacaaagccatATTCTTAATTATGCAGGAATCAGATTCACATTTAGCATTATTGTTCTGCTCTGATCTGTCATTCTGCACGCATACATGAAAAGCCTGAGGCAGGGGATCGCTTCTGCAAGCACAAGGACATAAAGGCTGCATAAGTAGGGCACAGCGTGAAAAAGAGGGGTGAATGCAGGTCGCAAAGCAGCTTGAAGAACAAGCAGCAAGGGTAGGCAGGCTAAAACACCTAAAATAGCACACTTTATGTGATATTTCTCAGCTGGTCTCAGCTGATATGGGCTCCTGTTTTAGATCACCTGTTATCAGCTGATTGTGGGCTGAGCTCAACTTTGTGGCCTGTCTGAATCGAGGCTTTGCTGAGTTTTACAAAattcatacacatgcacacattgtAAAAAAAGAGCCACAGATCTGTTTCTGTGCGAAGCTGGTGATTTCCTGTAAACCCTGTAACATACAAGAAAAAGCACTTACATTTATTGAGTGGCTCCAATTCTTGTAGCTGCTTAACCGACTGTAGCTCCGACTGTAGCACAGAAGTCTTTTCTACTGAAAGTTCGCTCCTGCAAAAAAAGACCATATCTAGTTCCTAATCCCTAAAGAAGGCAAACTACACAATGTTTCAGTTGttccaaaaacaaaagtacCTGAAAAGTTCCTGATCTGTAGCAGAGTCCCTACACCAACTCTCAGTTCGACCTATGAAAGTTAAATGTTCATAGTGTCATGAAGGTCATCATCCTGCCTTTCAAAGAACACAACATGGTAGATATGTATATGTGTCACCTGTGTAGAGAGCACAGTCCCTATGAGTGTGTTTTTCAGTCCAGTGCACAGTCAGGTTGCGTTCATTGGTGATGTCACTAATCGTTCCAGGAGGCAGATTGCATATCTAAGCCTTTGCTAAGGAGAGAAAACCTCCAAACATGAATTATGTATTCCAAAAGTGAAACGGAAGTATTTGATTTGAACATAAATTAGTCACTTTAAAGCAAACCCGCGCAGGCCCACAGTGTGAGTGTGCATACTAAGTCCATGGCTGATTTCCAGGGCCAATACAGCAACCTGGTAGAGCTAGGCATTATGACTAAAATATTAAATCTCCAAACTTTATTGAGGCTTTAATAAGTTCATTTAGATTTACAAAGAGCACTGAGCACTTTGTTTcagacaaaacattttagaaTATACCAAAGAGAGAAGCAGCCTAAGGTAAAGAAGACTCCTGTTTCTGAGCGAATGACTGCAtctggtttaaaaaataaaatattcacgTGGAACTGTGAATGAATATGGATGTGAATGACAGATATCGAGGACATTTTACTAATTACTGAGCTTGCATATCAATGAGGGTCATTTCCATGACTACTGTGCAAATGCCATCACCCTATGAAGACAGTGTTAAGTGTGCCCACTTACACATTGCTTACGACCAATGTGTTACATACTGCACACTTAGAAGAAAATCCTGATTATTACTCCAAAGTTTTTCTCCTTATATGCCACTCCCATTGCTTTTAACTGCTTACCGGGAAACATGTATCAATTTGTATGGTACTGGTATTTGCTTTTTCCCTACTCTTCACCCAAATGTAAAGGTAACTCTACAGTCACACAAGGAAAACCAGTAGTTTGAGACTGAGACAAGACAGAGGTGGTCTGTGACTGCTTGTTGTCAGCTGCCAtcttcaaaaaatatatataagtgATAAAGTGGTAATAAGATGGAATGAGTCTGCTAACAGTTTGTGATTGAATTGGTTCACATTGGCATTTACAATGTGACCTGTTGTGGTACTAAAACTATAAATAAGGTTGCCTCACATCAAGCAAACCTGTGCAAGGTTAAAGCTGCTTGACATTTAACCTCTAGGCAACCAGTTGGTATTGAATAAATCCCAGGCAACCACCAATTTTTCCCAGTCGCCAGGAGGTTGCCATCCTAGTTTTACTCTAGTGCCAATGAACCATAAAGCAATGAAGTTGTTCTACATACTAATACAGTTGGAGTTTTAACCATTTTTCCATCTTGTTAGCTTGGCCTCTGAGGTCAGAAACAAAGCTAATCTTAGAGATACTCTTTCCAAAAGTATTAACTTCAGCTATCAACTTTAATAGTCAGTCTAAACATGATGTCATGTATTACTAAACTCTGACAAGCACTCTGACAAGGAACTCCCTTCACTAGTGTGCTAAAGCCAACATAACATTCCACTGCAGTGCACTGATCAAAGTTTCATGATGAAACCTTTTCTCTTGATGCACATACCACAGAGTCTTAGCAGCATGAGGTACGTGCAGAATGATAAGAGCAGAATGCTAAACCAGTATGCTGTTCAATCAGCAgcacaccaggaaaagtattctTATTCTCTGCAGGGGTAACCGGTCAGTTTTAAGTCACAATGGAAAAGGATACCCAGACAGGGCTCTGTTTAAAGCGCGGATGGACACTCCTCCACTCCACTCTCTGGGGCTGACCGTCAAGGACGAGGAACAAGCCGACTGACTGCGCCTGACAGGACAAAAGCAGGGAGAACGTTCACCAAGAATAGACAGGGTACCATATGAAGGcaactttgtttaaaaaaaacaacaaaaaactggtCAGACACATCTTACCAGTCTTCACTTTTCCAAAACTGTCACAGTCTCCATGACAGCAGAGGAAAACTCTTTTCTTGCTCACACACAAACTCCACTTTGCACATGATTATATGCACATCATGAATACCTAAATCTACACTCTCCAGTCACTTCATCAGGTACACCTGCTTAGTTGCTTTTTTAGCTaacatctaatcagccaatcacaaggCAGCAATTCActgcatgtagacatggtcaagaccaTAAGTTAAAATTGAAACGTGTTTTTAAGTGACACCTATTTGAGTACCAAAGTTGTTGGTGCAAGACGGCCTGGTGTAAGTCTTTCAAAAAGAAATGGTCcactgggattttcctgcacagCCATCTCTAGAGTTCGTAGTGAATGGTCTCAAAAATAGAAAATTCAGACAGCTTCAAGTTGATACAAAGGCAACGTTAATTTGCAAGGACTCACCAAAGTTAGACAAGTGGCAAATAAAAAACATGCCTGGTCTAATGAGTCTTGATATATGCTACAATATTCATATGATAGGTTcaaatttggcataaacaacatgaaatcaCAAATCCATTCTGCCTTGTACCAACAGTGCAGGTTGGTA
The window above is part of the Maylandia zebra isolate NMK-2024a linkage group LG23, Mzebra_GT3a, whole genome shotgun sequence genome. Proteins encoded here:
- the rabggta gene encoding geranylgeranyl transferase type-2 subunit alpha; its protein translation is MHGRVKIKTTAQQEEEKRKEREKKLKIYVAARDACFSKRNEGIWDDEALQLTQQLLSSNPDFATLWNYRREILMHLETVKDKDEVQKIYEAELSFTESCLKVNPKSYGSWHHRGWVSARLPRPDWARELTLCDRCLSLDDRNFHCWDYRRMVVKMSGVPVDQELAFTDRLIGSNFSNYSSWHYRSTLLPLLHPESPEPPSPCREPPQSSPPPSPQTHSHRVCEEQLLKEYELVQNAFFTDPNDQSAWFYYRWLLGRAEREEMISCVYVNRDEERVAVAFSRPVNAQSVGLFLVLDGQPQRVEWRSVHPRFKQSPVWICNLPPGTISDITNERNLTVHWTEKHTHRDCALYTGRTESWCRDSATDQELFRSELSVEKTSVLQSELQSVKQLQELEPLNKWCLLTIILLMRALDPLGYEQEMLAHFRTLKEVDSMRSAYYSDLCSKFMIENTILKMEYAEVRVFSISDKNLTTLCHLDQLLLVTHINLSSNHLQRLPPQFAMLQCLEVLEADNNAIENLEGVYHLPKLEEVLLRNNKISTLADLQTLASCPKLKRLDLRGNPVTQTANVESELAELLPSVTDLLL